The DNA sequence AACTTCTTTGTGTTTGTGAAATTACCGATGTATTAAATTTAGCCGCTTCCACCGTTTCTAAACATTTAAGTATTTTAAAAGAGACCGGCTTTATTACTGAAATTAAAGATGGTAAATGGGTAAATTATCAAATTAATATTCATCCTTCTGATCCTAGAATTTCTTCCATTCTTTCAACTTTGGATTTCTGGATAGCAGATGATCAACAAATTATATACGATAAGCAAAAAGTAAAAATTGTTGATCGTAATATAGTTTGCTCAAGATAAAATTTTTTTGAATCAATGATTCGTTATTTAACGAATTGAAAAAGGTAATTCTAATGAATTGGAAAGAGCAGTATAAAAGTTTTTTATGGATTTTAGGATTTTTCATATTTGCATACTACATGCCGATAGAAAATGCAAATTTTAAATCTGCATTAAATGAAGCTTTTGTTTTAGCAAAATGGTACGCACAAGAACATGTGCTTTTGTGTTTAGTCCCAGCATTTTTTATTGCCGGAACAATTTCAGTTTTTGTAAGTCAAGCTTCTGTTGTAAAATATTTTGGTGCAAAAGCTAAAAAATGGGTTGCGTATATCGTAGCGGCCGGTTCGGGAACTATACTTGCGGTATGTTCGTGCACAGTTTTGCCTCTTTTTTCAAGTATTCATAAACGCGGTGCTGGATTGGGTCCGGCTGTTGCGTTTTTATATTCTGGACCGGCAATAAATATTCTTGCAATAATATTAACTGCAAGAATTTTAGGATTTGAACTTGGAATTGCTCGTGTAATAGGAGCAGTTTCTTTCAGCATAATTATTGGTTTGATAATGTCATTTATTTATCGAAAGGAAGAAAAGGAAAAAGCATCTGCCCAACTTGCGATGCCGGATGTTCCGGAAGAAAGACCAATTTGGCAAACTGCAGTTCACTTTTTCATACTTGTTGCAATTTTAGTTTTTGTTAATTGGGGAAAATCAGATAACCCAGAAGGCTTCTGGTATTTAATGTTTGCAAATAAATGGTTTATCACAAGTTTATTTGGAGTTGGTTTTACACTTTCGTTGGCATATATAATCAAAGTAAAAAAGCTATTTGTAATTTTTGGAACTGCAATTGTAATTATTTCTGCAATTTTGTTTTATTCAAATCCTTTAATTCCCTTTATAACCGCTGTTATTTCAACTTCTATTATCTTAACTTTTTCTAAAGACGAACCAAATCAATGGCTTGGTGAAAGTTGGGGATTTGCAAAACAAATTATGCCATTACTTGGCGCGGGAGTTTTAGTTGCCGGATTTTTATTGGGTTCGCAAAATAATCCAAATGGAATTATTCCCAATGAATGGATTGCAAAATTGGTAGGCGGAAATTCATTATTTGCAAATTTCTTTGCTTCGGTTACGGGAGCATTTATGTATTTCGCGACATTAACAGAAATTCCAATTGTTCAAGGTTTGTTATTAAGCGGAATGGGAAAAGGTCCAGCATTAGCTTTGTTATTGGCGGGACCGGCTTTATCACTTCCCAATATGCTTGTAATTAGAAGTGTTATGGGAACACAAAAAACAATTGTTTTTGTTTCGCTGGTAATTGTGATGGCAACAATAAGCGGATTTATTTTCGGAGAATTTTTTTAAGAAATAAAAATATATGGAGGAATAATGTTGGATATAAAAATATTAGGAACAGGATGTCCAAATTGTCTTAATCTGGAAAATCTTGTGAAGGAAGTTGTAAAAGAAAATAATATCGAATCAACAATTGAGAAAGTTACAAATCGCGATAAATTTATGGATTACGGAGTGATGATTACACCCGGATTAGTTGTAAACAGAAAAGTTTTATCGAGCGGGAAAATTCCAACAAAATCTACATTAGAACATTGGTTAAAAAATAATATTTAAGATATAATTTAAGAAAGGTAATAATAATGAGCAGCAAGATAAAAATTCTTTTTGTGTGTGTTCACAATAGTGCAAGAAGCCAAATGGCAGAAGCATATTTAAATAAATTTGGTGAAGAATATTTTATAGCAGAAAGTGCAGGATTGGAAGCTGGTATTTTAAATCCTAATGTAGTTGAAGTAATGCATGAAGATGGAATTGATATTTCTAACAATAAAACAAAGATAGTTTTCGATTTATTTAAAGAAGGAAGATTTT is a window from the Ignavibacteriota bacterium genome containing:
- a CDS encoding permease; the protein is MNWKEQYKSFLWILGFFIFAYYMPIENANFKSALNEAFVLAKWYAQEHVLLCLVPAFFIAGTISVFVSQASVVKYFGAKAKKWVAYIVAAGSGTILAVCSCTVLPLFSSIHKRGAGLGPAVAFLYSGPAINILAIILTARILGFELGIARVIGAVSFSIIIGLIMSFIYRKEEKEKASAQLAMPDVPEERPIWQTAVHFFILVAILVFVNWGKSDNPEGFWYLMFANKWFITSLFGVGFTLSLAYIIKVKKLFVIFGTAIVIISAILFYSNPLIPFITAVISTSIILTFSKDEPNQWLGESWGFAKQIMPLLGAGVLVAGFLLGSQNNPNGIIPNEWIAKLVGGNSLFANFFASVTGAFMYFATLTEIPIVQGLLLSGMGKGPALALLLAGPALSLPNMLVIRSVMGTQKTIVFVSLVIVMATISGFIFGEFF
- a CDS encoding winged helix-turn-helix transcriptional regulator codes for the protein MLKNNTKIFKALSDPNRLRILKMLQGKLLCVCEITDVLNLAASTVSKHLSILKETGFITEIKDGKWVNYQINIHPSDPRISSILSTLDFWIADDQQIIYDKQKVKIVDRNIVCSR
- a CDS encoding TM0996/MTH895 family glutaredoxin-like protein; its protein translation is MLDIKILGTGCPNCLNLENLVKEVVKENNIESTIEKVTNRDKFMDYGVMITPGLVVNRKVLSSGKIPTKSTLEHWLKNNI
- a CDS encoding arsenate reductase ArsC, with translation MSSKIKILFVCVHNSARSQMAEAYLNKFGEEYFIAESAGLEAGILNPNVVEVMHEDGIDISNNKTKIVFDLFKEGRFYSYVIPVCDKEAAERCPIFPGANHSIQWSFKDLSKLVGTKEDILIETRKIRDEIKTKVIEFIKKQQN